The window TGACAAATAAAAATATTCCGGCAAATGAATGTGAACGTACGCTCGCAACGATTAAAAGATCAATACCTGCCGCCATTCTCTGCGACAATACGCTGCATCAACTCATGCACCCTGCCGTTGCTGGCCACGACATTTCCGGTTTCCCAAAAATTTTCATGTGACGTGAAACCACTCACTTTGCCGCCCGCTTCTTCAATCAACAACACACCCGCGGCAAAATCCCAGGGATTCAAAATATATTCCCAAAAGCCGTCAAAGACGCCGGCAGCGACGTAGGCCAGATCAAGGCTTGCCGCGCCCATGCGGCGCAAGTCCCGCGCCTGTTCGAAAAACGCATTGAACATGCGTAAATACGGCGGAACAAGTCGCTTGTCGCGGAACGGAAAACCGGTGGCGATCAAGCAATCTTGCAAGCGCGTGCTGCTGGAAACCTGTAATTTTCTTCCGTTACGAAAAGCGCCTGCGCCGCGCATTGCGGTGAATTTTTCCTGGCGCAGAGGATCGAACACGACGCCCGCGACTATTTCACCGGCTTGCCGCGCGGCAATTGAAACGGCGAAACACGGCACGCCGTGAATATAGTTGGACGTGCCGTCGAGCGGGTCGATAATCCATTCGATCTCCGCGGCAGCAAAGCCCGATTTGCCGCCTTCTTCTGCAAAGATTTTATGCTGCGGGAAATGTTGAAGAATGTGCGCCACAATCGCCTGCTCGGATTTTCGATCCACTTCGGTAACGAAATCGGCTTCTGCTTTGTGATCAATTTGCAGCGCCAGCCGGTCGCGCCAGCGCGCAAGCAAAATCTGCCCCGCAATATCTGCGGCCTCACCGGCGATTTGCAGGAGTTGTTCGTTGGTGGTATTCATGATTCACACAATTCCGACGGATGATCCGCTTTCTCTTACGCCAGTTCCACGACGGTCACGCCAATATCGCCTTCGCCGAACTGGCCCATGCGCGCGCTTTTCACATGCGGCAAGGTTTTGAGATATTCGGTAATACTCTGCCGCAGCGCGCCCGTGCCTTTGCCGTGAATCAGCCGGACTTCATTCCAACCCGCAAGCAAGGCATCATCCAAAAACTTGTCAACCATGGCCAGAGCTTCTTCGACCCGCATCCCGCGCAGATCGATTTCCGCGTGGCGCGCAGCCTCGTGCACACTTGCTTGCGGAAGCGAGCCGGCTTCGGTTTTTGTGTTCTCGGTAACCGCGCGCAATTCTGCTGCCGGCACACGCGCGCGCAACACGCCGGCGGCAATCAAGACTTTGTTGGTGGAATCCGGCAATTCCAGCACGGTGGCCCGGGCATTTTGTTTCAGCCATTTCACCGGCATGCCGATTTCAAATTTGGATATGGCCGGCTCTTCGGCAGCCGGCGCGGGCAACTCCGCGGCGCGCGTTTCCCGCTCGACGTGTTCACGCACCGCAGCCAGATTTTCTTTGGCAGATTTGATGGCCTCGCGCGCGGCGTTTGTTTCGCGAATCTCGCGCACGGCATTTTCGATGATGGCATTGGCATTTTGCAGCAGCGCTTCGGCTTCGGCGTGCGCCTTCTTTTTGATCTCCTGCACCTGCGCCTTCAACTGCCGCTCGCGCTCTTCATACAATTTTTGCAAACCGCGCAAGCGCGTTTCTTCGAGTTGGAGTTTCTCGTTGATCTGCTGCTGCTGTGCCAGCTTGTTTTGCAGCTCATTGAGCAATTCTTCGACATTGACTTTCTCCACGCCCACCAGGTTGCGCGCAGCCTCAATCACCGGACGCGCCATGCCCATGCGCGCGGCAATCTCGAAGGCATAACTCGCGCCCGGCAAACCGGGCCGAAAGTGATACGTCGGCGTGAGCGTCTCTTGATCAAACGCCATCGAGCCATTGCTCACGCCCGGCTCATTTTGCGCAAACGTCTTCAATGCGCCATGATGCGTGGTCACGATCGTCAGGCATCTACGCGCATTCAATTCCTGCAAAATTGCGACAGCCAGCGCAGCGCCCGCTTCGGGATCAGTGCCCGCGCCGATTTCATCGACGAGCACGAGGTCGCCGGTTTGCGCATGACGCAGAATTTCAACAAGCCGCTTGGCGTGCGAGGTGAAGGTCGAAAGATCGTCTTCAATCGACTGGCGGTCGCCAATGTTGACGAAAATATTTTCGAACAACGGCACTTCGCTGTCAGGCGAAGCGGGAATATGCAAACCGCAGCGCGTCATCAGCGCGAGCAGGCCCACGGTTTTAAGCGCCACGGTTTTGCCGCCGGCATTAGGGCCGCTGATGAGCAGCGTGTGCAGGGGTTGCGGCGCGGCGGGCGCGGTGAAACCCAGCTCCAAATTCAGCGGGATAACTTTACCGCGGTTCTCGTTCTTCAGCAGCAACAGCGGATGGCGCGCCTCGAGCAGTTTGAGTTTGGCCTCCGGC is drawn from Cytophagia bacterium CHB2 and contains these coding sequences:
- a CDS encoding inositol monophosphatase, which encodes MNTTNEQLLQIAGEAADIAGQILLARWRDRLALQIDHKAEADFVTEVDRKSEQAIVAHILQHFPQHKIFAEEGGKSGFAAAEIEWIIDPLDGTSNYIHGVPCFAVSIAARQAGEIVAGVVFDPLRQEKFTAMRGAGAFRNGRKLQVSSSTRLQDCLIATGFPFRDKRLVPPYLRMFNAFFEQARDLRRMGAASLDLAYVAAGVFDGFWEYILNPWDFAAGVLLIEEAGGKVSGFTSHENFWETGNVVASNGRVHELMQRIVAENGGRY
- a CDS encoding endonuclease MutS2, whose translation is SLDIAALIDVARFSETTRRVRQFVLARREKYPELFKSAQQLTSLQEHERALENALHFTEGTVKDSASPVLARLRKDITRALAEVRERLERIAKKLAAQEMLREQMITLREGRLVLMLKDEYRRSVPGLVHDHSASGRTVFLEPMESVEINNRVRELQSAEREEIERILMMLSERLRQVLPALETNHTIMIALDVIHAKAKFSRELGASAPQVQPEAKLKLLEARHPLLLLKNENRGKVIPLNLELGFTAPAAPQPLHTLLISGPNAGGKTVALKTVGLLALMTRCGLHIPASPDSEVPLFENIFVNIGDRQSIEDDLSTFTSHAKRLVEILRHAQTGDLVLVDEIGAGTDPEAGAALAVAILQELNARRCLTIVTTHHGALKTFAQNEPGVSNGSMAFDQETLTPTYHFRPGLPGASYAFEIAARMGMARPVIEAARNLVGVEKVNVEELLNELQNKLAQQQQINEKLQLEETRLRGLQKLYEERERQLKAQVQEIKKKAHAEAEALLQNANAIIENAVREIRETNAAREAIKSAKENLAAVREHVERETRAAELPAPAAEEPAISKFEIGMPVKWLKQNARATVLELPDSTNKVLIAAGVLRARVPAAELRAVTENTKTEAGSLPQASVHEAARHAEIDLRGMRVEEALAMVDKFLDDALLAGWNEVRLIHGKGTGALRQSITEYLKTLPHVKSARMGQFGEGDIGVTVVELA